One Brassica napus cultivar Da-Ae chromosome C2, Da-Ae, whole genome shotgun sequence DNA window includes the following coding sequences:
- the LOC106380016 gene encoding mavicyanin, protein MAARIVVGLACIMVILRLSEAAVYKVGDSAGWTTIANVDYKLWASTKTFHIGDTVLFEYNPQFHNVMRVTHTMYRSCNNSNPISTFTTGNDSVTLTNHGHHFFFCGVPGHCQAGQKLDLNVINPTSSRPLSDPPISSDSSSPSSPPSTTTIPAAGVPGPSPSHAASLPNSAVAVVAALVSCLFANFSY, encoded by the exons ATGGCGGCGAGGATAGTGGTGGGTTTGGCATGTATAATGGTGATCCTAAGGCTTAGTGAAGCGGCGGTGTACAAAGTCGGCGACTCAGCAGGCTGGACAACCATAGCCAACGTGGATTATAAGCTATGGGCCTCAACCAAAACTTTCCACATTGGTGATACCGTCT TGTTCGAATACAACCCACAATTCCACAACGTTATGAGAGTGACACACACAATGTACAGAAGCTGCAACAACTCAAACCCAATCTCCACCTTCACCACTGGCAATGACTCAGTCACACTCACCAATCACGGCCACCATTTCTTCTTCTGTGGCGTTCCTGGCCATTGTCAGGCCGGTCAGAAGCTCGACCTCAACGTCATTAACCCCACCTCCTCCAGGCCACTCTCTGATCCACCAATCTCCTCGGATTCGTCCTCCCCCTCTTCTCCTCCGTCCACTACTACGATTCCTGCCGCCGGAGTCCCCGGTCCATCTCCTAGCCACGCTGCTTCTCTCCCGAATTCGGCCGTAGCTGTGGTGGCTGCCCTTGTCTCTTGTCTCTTTGCAAATTTTTCTTATTGA
- the LOC106382535 gene encoding rhodanese-like domain-containing protein 14, chloroplastic: protein MIRAEVDWRQKREFLLEKRVKGVDVKEALRLQKENNFLILDVRPEAKYKDAEGSSPGSYQCGDVQTDTGMDAMGHSSPSWICFLPYLLWH from the exons ATGATTAGAG CTGAAGTCGATTGGAGACAGAAGAgagagtttcttttggagaaaAGG GTGAAAGGCGTGGACGTGAAGGAAGCTCTGCGGTTACAGAAAGAGAACAACTTTTTGATTCTTGATGTTAGACCAGAGGCAAAGTACAAGGAT GCTGAAGGGTCATCCCCCGGGAGCTATCAATGTGGAGATGTACAGACTGATACGGGAATGGACGCCATGGGACATAGCTCGCCGTCTTGGATCTGCTTTCTTCCGTATCTTCTCTGGCACTGA